The Miscanthus floridulus cultivar M001 chromosome 7, ASM1932011v1, whole genome shotgun sequence genome includes a region encoding these proteins:
- the LOC136466763 gene encoding lycopene beta cyclase, chloroplastic-like has translation MAATAILLRTHHHPCKLPSPQPAPRASVICRAAAGTAGPASAAALRSLAPPTRPELLSLDLPRYDPARARPVDLAVVGGGPAGLAVAQRVAEAGLSVCAIDPSPAVVWPNNYGVWVDEFEAMGLTHCLDTVWPSASVFIGDGRAKSLDRPYARVARGKLKSAMMDRCVANGVVFHQAKVAKAVHYDASSLLICDDGVAVPASVVLDATGFSRCLVQYDKPYNPGYQVAYGILAEVDAHPFDIDKMLFMDWRDSHLPEGSEIRERNRRIPTFLYAMPFSPTRIFLEETSLVARPGLAMDDIQERMAARLRHLGIRVRSVEEDERCVIPMGGPLPVLPQRVVGIGGTAGMVHPSTGYMVARTLATAPIVADAIVRFLDTGNGMGGLAGDALSAEVWKQLWPANRRRQREFFCFGMDILLKLDLEGTRRFFDAFFDLEPHYWHGFLSSRLFLPELLMFGLALFGNASNTSRLEIMAKGTVPLGKMIGNLIQDRDG, from the coding sequence ATGGCCGCCACCGCCATCCTCCTCCGCACCCACCACCACCCCTGCAAGCTGCCGTCGCCGCAGCCCGCGCCGCGCGCGTCCGTAATCTGCCGCGCCGCGGCGGGGACGGCGGGGCCGGCATCGGCCGCGGCGCTGCGGTCCCTGGCCCCGCCCACGCGGCCGGAGCTGCTGTCCCTCGACCTGCCCCGCTACGACCCGGCGCGCGCCCGCCCCGTGGACCTCGCCGTGGTGGGCGGCGGGCCCGCTGGCCTCGCCGTGGCGCAGCGCGTGGCGGAGGCGGGCCTGTCGGTGTGCGCCATCGACCCGTCCCCCGCGGTGGTGTGGCCCAACAACTACGGCGTGTGGGTGGACGAGTTCGAGGCTATGGGCCTCACCCACTGCCTCGACACCGTCTGGCCGTCCGCCTCCGTCTTCATCGGCGACGGCCGCGCCAAGTCGCTCGACCGCCCCTACGCCCGCGTCGCGCGCGGCAAGCTCAAGTCCGCCATGATGGACCGCTGCGTCGCCAACGGCGTCGTCTTCCACCAGGCCAAGGTCGCCAAGGCCGTCCACTACGACGCCTCCTCCCTCCTCATCTGCGACGACGGCGTCGCCGTCCCGGCCAGCGTCGTGCTCGACGCCACGGGCTTCTCGCGCTGCCTCGTGCAGTACGACAAGCCGTACAACCCGGGGTACCAGGTCGCCTACGGCATCCTCGCCGAGGTGGACGCCCACCCGTTCGACATCGACAAGATGCTCTTCATGGACTGGCGCGACTCCCACCTCCCCGAGGGGTCGGAGATCAGGGAGCGCAACCGCCGCATCCCCACCTTCCTCTACGCCATGCCCTTCTCCCCCACCAGGATCTTCCTCGAGGAGACGTCCCTGGTCGCGCGCCCGGGGCTCGCCATGGACGACATCCAGGAGCGCATGGCCGCGCGCCTCAGGCACCTGGGGATACGCGTCCGGAGCGTCGAGGAGGACGAGCGCTGCGTCATCCCCATGGGAGGGCCGCTCCCCGTCCTGCCGCAGAGGGTGGTCGGCATCGGCGGCACGGCCGGGATGGTGCACCCGTCAACGGGCTACATGGTGGCGCGCACGCTTGCCACCGCGCCCATCGTGGCCGACGCCATCGTGAGGTTCCTCGACACGGGCAACGGCATGGGCGGCCTGGCAGGGGACGCGCTATCCGCCGAGGTGTGGAAGCAGCTGTGGCCAGCCAACAGGCGGCGGCAGAGGGAGTTCTTCTGCTTCGGCATGGACATCCTGCTCAAGCTGGACCTCGAGGGAACGCGCCGGTTCTTCGACGCCTTCTTCGACCTGGAGCCGCACTACTGGCACGGTTTCCTGTCATCCAGACTCTTCCTGCCGGAGCTCTTGATGTTCGGCCTCGCACTGTTCGGGAACGCCTCCAACACGTCGAGACTGGAGATCATGGCCAAGGGCACCGTGCCTCTTGGCAAGATGATTGGCAACTTGATACAGGACAGAGATGGGTGA
- the LOC136466762 gene encoding protein STRUBBELIG-RECEPTOR FAMILY 8-like yields MEALAAAFATGLLLALAAAPAGAETDPADAAALGNLYTSWNSPSQLAGWSASGGDPCGAAWQGVTCSGAGVTEIKLPGVGLDGSLGYELSNLFSLKTLDLSNNNLHGSIPYQLPPNLINLNLGSNNFNGNLPYSISNMSSIQYLNLSHNSLSQQLGDLFGSLNSLSELDVSFNKLTEDLPSSIGSLSNLSSLYMQNNQLTGSVNVLRGLSLTTLNIANNNFSGWIPKEFSSIPDLTLEGNSFANGPAPPPPPFMPPPPQRPRNRPKRPQGPGDAPKGSETPTIQSNKKQGLGTGPLVGIIAGSIVAVLCVFLLLVCCMCNARKRTDDASSESKDFVGPLAANIERASSREIPEQIEDTSIATAKLPPPEKITPERVYGKNGSMRKTKVPITATPYTVASLQVATNSFCQDSLLGEGSLGRVYRADFPNGKVLAVKKIDSATLSLQEEENFLEAVSSMSRLRHPNIAPLTGYCAEHGQRLLVYEYIGNGTLHDMLHFSDEMSRKLTWNIRVRITLGTARALEYLHEVCLPSVVHRNFKSSNILLDEEHNPHLSDCGLAALTPNTERQVSTEVFGSFGYSAPEFAMSGIYTVKSDVYSFGVVMLEVLTGRKPLDSSRERSEQSLVRWATPQLHDIDALARMVDPALNGMYPAKSLSRFADIIALCVQPEPEFRPPMSEVVQQLVRLMQRASIVRRQSGEELGFSYRAPEREGDLRDLSF; encoded by the exons ATGGAGGCGCTGGCCGCCGCATTCGCCACCGGCCTTCTCCTTGCCCTCGCGGCGGCGCCAGCGGGGGCCGAAACCGACCCCGCCGACG CCGCGGCGCTGGGGAATCTCTACACCTCCTGGAACAGCCCGTCGCAGCTGGCTGGGTGGTCGGCCAGCGGCGGCGACCCCTGCGGCGCGGCGTGGCAGGGCGTCACCTGCTCCGGCGCCGGCGTCACCGAAAT CAAGCTTCCAGGGGTAGGGCTGGATGGTTCTCTGGGATACGAACTCTCCAACCTGTTCTCTTTGAAAACACT AGATTTGAGTAATAACAACTTGCATGGTTCAATCCCTTACCAGCTGCCACCTAATCTCATTAATCT GAATCTGGGTAGCAACAATTTCAATGGCAACCTTCCATACTCTATATCAAATATGTCTTCGATTCAATACCT TAATCTCAGTCACAACTCACTTTCTCAGCAACTGGGTGATCTATTTGGAAGCCTGAATTCACTTTCAGAGTT AGATGTATCTTTCAACAAATTGACAGAGGATCTTCCCAGTTCTATTGGTTCTTTATCAAATCTTTCAAGTCT TTATATGCAAAACAATCAGTTAACGGGTTCTGTCAATGTTCTCCGTGGGCTAAGCCTTACTACATT AAACATAGCAAACAACAATTTCAGCGGTTGGATACCAAAAGAATTCAGCTCCATTCCAGATCTAAC ACTTGAAGGGAACTCATTTGCCAATGGACCTGCTCCCCCACCGCCACCTTTTATGCCACCGCCCCCTCAAAGGCCACGGAATCGTCCTAAGCGTCCTCAGGGGCCAGGAGATGCTCCTAAAGGTTCAGAAACCCCCACCATTCAAAGTAACAAGAAACAAGGCCTTGGGACAGGCCCGCTTGTGGGCATAATTGCTGGATCGATAGTTGCTGTTTTATGTGTGTTTCTGCTTTTGGTATGCTGCATGTGCAATGCTCGGAAAAGAACTGATGATGCCAGCAGTGAATCAAAAGATTTTGTAGGTCCTCTGGCAGCAAACATTGAGAGAG CTTCTAGCAGGGAAATACCAGAGCAGATTGAAGATACGTCTATAGCAACTGCGAAACTCCCACCTCCTGAGAAAATAACTCCTGAGAGAGTTTACGGTAAAAATGGTTCTATGAGAAAGACAAAGGTCCCCATAACCGCAACACCTTATACTGTTGCTTCTCTCCAAGTTGCTACTAATAGTTTCTGTCAAGATTCTCTTCTGGGTGAGGGTTCACTTGGTCGTGTTTATAGGGCTGATTTCCCAAATGGAAAG GTTCTCGCTGTTAAAAAGATAGATAGCGCCACACTTTCTTTACAGGAAGAAGAAAATTTCCTTGAGGCTGTATCGAGCATGTCACGGCTAAGGCATCCAAACATCGCGCCATTGACAGGATATTGTGCTGAACATGGGCAAAGGCTTCTTGTCTATGAGTACATTGGAAATGGAACACTGCATGATATGTTGCACTTCTCTGATGAAATGAGCAGGAAGCTTACATGGAACATCCGCGTAAGGATAACACTAGGCACTGCTCGAGCACTTGA GTACCTGCATGAGGTGTGCTTGCCATCTGTTGTTCATAGAAATTTTAAGTCTTCAAACATTCTACTAGATGAGGAGCATAATCCACACCTATCTGACTGTGGACTTGCTGCCTTGACACCAAATACTGAAAGACAG GTTTCAACTGAAGTATTTGGATCATTTGGCTATAGCGCCCCAGAGTTTGCCATGTCTGGCATTTATACTGTAAAGAGCGATGTGTACAGTTTTGGAGTGGTAATGTTAGAGGTATTGACAGGGCGGAAGCCACTAGACAG TTCCAGAGAGAGGTCAGAACAGTCTCTTGTTAGATGGGCTACCCCTCAGCTTCATGATATTGATGCACTTGCTAGGATGGTTGATCCAGCATTAAATGGAATGTACCCAGCTAAATCACTCTCTCGTTTTGCAGACATAATTGCACTCTGCGTTCAG CCTGAGCCAGAGTTCCGTCCACCCATGTCAGAGGTTGTCCAGCAACTCGTGCGCTTGATGCAGAGGGCTAGCATAGTAAGGCGGCAATCAGGAGAAGAGCTAGGGTTTTCATACAGAGCCCCAGAACGAGAAGGAGACCTGAGAGACCTTTCCTTCTAA